One Beggiatoa leptomitoformis DNA segment encodes these proteins:
- the fabA gene encoding 3-hydroxyacyl-[acyl-carrier-protein] dehydratase FabA: protein MEQKNSYIYEELLQCARGEMFGPGNAQLPLPPMLMFDRIVTITEDGGLFGKGHIIAELDIRPNLWFFDCHFIGDPVMPGCLGLDAMWQLIGFYLGWLGGPGRGRALGAGEVKFTGQVTPKNKLITYRIDIKRTIMRKLVMGIGDAVMLVDGREIYNAKDLRVGLFTSTDNF, encoded by the coding sequence ATGGAACAAAAAAACAGCTATATTTATGAAGAACTATTGCAATGTGCGCGAGGGGAAATGTTTGGACCGGGTAACGCACAACTCCCATTGCCTCCCATGCTGATGTTTGATCGAATAGTCACCATTACTGAAGACGGCGGTTTATTTGGTAAAGGACACATCATTGCTGAACTGGATATACGCCCCAATTTATGGTTTTTTGACTGTCATTTTATCGGTGACCCCGTTATGCCGGGTTGTTTAGGACTCGATGCCATGTGGCAATTAATCGGCTTTTATCTGGGTTGGCTCGGAGGGCCCGGTCGCGGTCGCGCATTAGGTGCCGGCGAGGTCAAGTTTACAGGACAAGTCACCCCAAAAAATAAACTTATCACCTACCGAATTGATATTAAACGCACCATCATGCGTAAACTCGTTATGGGAATTGGTGATGCTGTTATGTTGGTTGATGGTAGAGAAATTTACAACGCAAAAGACTTGCGCGTCGGTTTGTTTACTTCTACCGATAATTTCTAA
- the rnhB gene encoding ribonuclease HII, giving the protein MQDKQVVKQLIAGVDEVGRGPLAGAVVAAVVILNPDKPILGLADSKTLSEKRREQLAELIREQALAWALGRAEVSEIDSINILQASLLAMQRAVEQLSIVPELVLVDGNKCPRLAYPTQAIVQGDKTIPAISAASILAKVVRDNEMVEWDKIYPDYGFAQHKGYPTKAHISALQHYGVTPIHRRSFAPVKACLEKA; this is encoded by the coding sequence ATGCAGGATAAACAAGTAGTGAAACAGTTGATTGCAGGGGTTGATGAGGTGGGGCGCGGGCCTTTAGCGGGAGCGGTGGTTGCGGCGGTGGTGATTTTGAATCCTGATAAACCCATCCTTGGGTTAGCCGATTCTAAAACATTAAGTGAAAAACGACGAGAGCAGTTAGCCGAGCTTATTCGGGAACAAGCACTTGCATGGGCATTGGGGCGCGCAGAAGTATCTGAAATTGACAGCATTAATATTTTACAAGCCAGTTTATTAGCGATGCAGCGGGCGGTTGAACAATTATCTATTGTTCCCGAACTAGTGTTGGTGGACGGTAATAAATGTCCACGATTGGCTTATCCAACGCAAGCAATTGTACAGGGGGATAAAACCATTCCCGCCATTAGTGCCGCTTCTATTTTGGCAAAAGTTGTGCGCGATAATGAAATGGTGGAGTGGGATAAAATTTATCCTGATTATGGTTTTGCCCAACATAAAGGTTATCCAACAAAAGCACATATCAGTGCTTTACAACACTATGGTGTAACTCCTATTCATCGTCGGTCTTTTGCGCCCGTCAAGGCTTGTTTAGAAAAAGCATAA
- a CDS encoding PocR ligand-binding domain-containing protein: protein MNNIHAVKLSALTSSPFLRVFSTDKLQILQDQFTSKTGVASLIIYPDGLPITKPSNFSKLCQLIRSTEKGNANCMKSDAMIGKSDNKSPIIQPCLSGGLWDSGASIYMNNNHVASWLIGQVFNEAQVQKLDKMMLYAHTIGANTEEFSYAISFATVMSQNKFTCLSNILFVFSKQLSAFMSGDGERSLRENHQALTALIEQQPSLSGLYDVWEQMVMFYEQGNVNRQIA from the coding sequence ATGAATAACATTCATGCCGTTAAATTATCCGCGCTAACCAGTAGCCCGTTTTTAAGAGTGTTCAGTACGGATAAATTGCAGATATTACAAGACCAATTTACGAGCAAAACAGGGGTTGCTTCTCTTATTATCTATCCTGATGGCTTACCAATTACCAAACCCAGTAATTTCTCTAAACTCTGCCAACTAATCCGTAGCACCGAAAAAGGCAATGCAAATTGCATGAAATCTGATGCGATGATTGGTAAATCGGATAATAAATCCCCCATTATTCAACCCTGTTTAAGCGGTGGGTTGTGGGATTCTGGTGCAAGTATTTACATGAATAACAACCATGTTGCGAGTTGGTTAATTGGACAAGTATTTAACGAAGCACAAGTACAAAAACTCGATAAAATGATGTTGTATGCACACACAATTGGTGCAAACACTGAGGAATTTAGCTATGCCATTTCTTTTGCGACCGTCATGAGTCAGAACAAATTCACCTGCTTAAGCAATATATTGTTTGTCTTCTCCAAACAACTGTCTGCCTTTATGTCAGGCGATGGAGAACGCAGTTTACGCGAAAATCATCAAGCTCTGACGGCTTTGATAGAACAACAACCCAGTTTGTCTGGCTTATATGACGTTTGGGAACAGATGGTTATGTTTTACGAACAGGGCAATGTAAATCGCCAAATCGCTTAA
- a CDS encoding tetratricopeptide repeat protein: protein MMLKKILPYCFYSLLCVAVSIHATTPREAHQQVYTEGRTAELAGDTETALSRYRQALEMSRQDWAEDSAAILQSMGDVYKSKARFAEAQQAYQESLDIREKRLGAEHGAVAVSLNNLAGVYYELGDYAQAETLYKRALAIDEKDAGANSQKVAIRLNNLAELYRNLGNFTEAEPLLQRALSIDKAVSGAQHPRVAIRLNNLAELYRQKGDYAQAETLLQQALQIDEKAVKAKELDPMNLGIRYNNLGQLYRTIGDYQRAKPLYEKALAIWEKTPGKEHPIVAAGLNNLGWLAYNLKDYVQAEKLLQRSLAITEKVYKADHPDIARNFNNLGLLYATEGDYAKAQLFYAKALIIWEKIYGKDHATVATTLTNQAKANIAQNDFFTAENQLQRALGIALSSEQPLLLWKVLDILSRLYAAQKQYDTAIFIGKQAVNTLQELRVNVAKMDKELQRSFLLDKEDVYRHLAGLLTDQGRLSEAQQVLMMLKEEEYFDFIRRDSGTTDVRTLQANYNTTEQPWITKGTELNRQISSIAEAIRTLRQKIILTPEEQQQLQDLQRESDATFKQLNQYLNDIKQSFAEQEQRRQQAGQSAEASNICTTQSDFPQNQKDLTTLVALQKTLRELSNDAVLIHYLITSDKLRMILTTADQQFCRDTVINATELNDKILSFRNALQDIRRPPLALASALYKILIAPIAEDLQRVGAKTLMLSLDGRLRYIPFAALYDGQHYLAENYAVALLIEVGRDKINIQPHDNWTLAGLGLTKGIRNFNPLPAVRKELETIVKQVGKKEGIIPGIIRLNEAFNAKTLHEVLQQTTYSVLHIASHFVFKTGTDQDSFLLIGDGSELTLAAIRDGYHFDNIDLLTLSACETAVGDFSNGREVEGFAALAQRQGAKSVIATLWPVDDESTGAFMQHLYKTHAEQKGITKGAALQATQQAFINARKAGQTEGYPAYYEHPYYWAPFIMMGNWL from the coding sequence ATGATGCTAAAAAAAATCTTACCTTATTGTTTTTATTCTCTTCTCTGTGTAGCAGTTTCCATTCATGCGACAACACCGCGAGAAGCACATCAACAAGTTTATACCGAGGGGCGCACCGCAGAACTCGCGGGAGACACAGAAACCGCGTTGTCACGGTATCGGCAAGCCTTAGAAATGAGCCGTCAAGACTGGGCGGAGGATAGTGCGGCTATTTTGCAAAGTATGGGCGATGTGTATAAAAGCAAAGCACGCTTCGCTGAGGCACAACAAGCCTATCAAGAATCATTGGATATTCGGGAAAAACGCTTGGGCGCGGAACATGGCGCGGTTGCGGTTAGTTTAAACAACTTAGCGGGCGTTTATTATGAATTAGGCGATTATGCTCAGGCGGAGACTTTGTATAAACGTGCATTAGCCATTGATGAAAAAGACGCAGGTGCAAACAGTCAAAAAGTGGCTATACGCTTGAATAATCTTGCTGAATTATATAGAAATTTAGGAAATTTTACTGAGGCTGAACCCCTCTTGCAACGGGCGTTAAGCATTGATAAAGCGGTTTCAGGTGCGCAACATCCGCGCGTAGCGATTCGCCTGAATAATCTTGCTGAATTATACCGACAAAAAGGGGATTACGCCCAAGCAGAAACGTTATTACAGCAAGCCTTGCAAATTGATGAAAAAGCTGTGAAAGCTAAAGAATTAGACCCCATGAATTTGGGCATTCGTTACAATAATTTAGGACAGCTATATCGCACTATTGGCGATTATCAACGGGCAAAGCCTTTGTATGAAAAAGCCCTAGCCATTTGGGAAAAAACCCCCGGTAAAGAACATCCCATTGTGGCTGCAGGGCTAAATAATTTAGGCTGGTTAGCCTATAACTTAAAAGATTACGTTCAGGCAGAAAAACTGTTACAACGCTCGTTAGCCATCACTGAAAAAGTGTATAAAGCTGACCACCCTGATATTGCACGTAATTTTAACAATTTAGGTCTGTTATACGCGACGGAGGGCGATTATGCCAAAGCGCAATTATTTTACGCCAAAGCCTTAATTATTTGGGAAAAAATCTATGGTAAAGACCATGCAACCGTTGCGACAACACTCACCAACCAAGCCAAGGCAAATATTGCACAAAATGATTTCTTTACTGCGGAAAATCAATTACAACGCGCATTAGGCATTGCATTAAGCAGCGAACAACCCTTGTTGTTGTGGAAAGTTTTAGACATCTTAAGCCGTCTATATGCCGCACAAAAACAATATGATACAGCGATTTTTATTGGTAAACAGGCGGTTAATACCTTGCAAGAATTGCGTGTCAATGTCGCCAAAATGGATAAAGAATTGCAACGTAGCTTTCTGCTGGACAAAGAAGATGTTTATCGTCATTTAGCGGGGCTATTAACTGACCAAGGACGATTATCAGAAGCACAACAAGTTTTAATGATGTTGAAAGAAGAAGAATATTTTGATTTTATCCGCCGTGACAGTGGCACAACCGATGTTCGCACATTACAAGCAAATTACAACACAACAGAACAACCTTGGATTACGAAAGGCACGGAATTAAATCGCCAAATTAGCAGTATTGCAGAGGCAATTCGTACCTTACGCCAAAAAATCATCCTTACGCCAGAAGAGCAACAACAGCTACAAGACTTGCAACGCGAATCAGATGCAACATTTAAACAACTAAACCAGTATTTAAATGATATTAAACAAAGTTTTGCGGAACAAGAACAACGTCGCCAACAAGCAGGACAAAGCGCGGAAGCCAGCAATATTTGCACGACACAATCCGACTTTCCCCAAAATCAAAAAGACTTAACAACGTTAGTCGCGCTCCAAAAAACCTTACGTGAACTCAGTAATGATGCGGTATTAATTCACTATTTAATAACCAGTGATAAACTCCGCATGATTTTAACTACTGCCGACCAACAATTTTGTCGGGATACTGTCATTAATGCAACTGAACTAAACGATAAGATTTTAAGTTTTCGTAATGCGTTACAAGATATACGTCGTCCACCCTTAGCCCTAGCAAGCGCGTTATATAAAATCCTCATTGCCCCTATTGCAGAAGATTTACAAAGGGTTGGAGCAAAAACCCTCATGCTTTCTTTAGATGGACGCTTACGGTATATCCCTTTTGCTGCGCTATATGATGGACAACATTATCTCGCTGAAAATTATGCCGTTGCACTACTCATTGAAGTTGGACGCGATAAAATTAACATTCAACCACATGATAATTGGACACTAGCAGGTTTAGGACTGACTAAAGGCATACGCAACTTTAACCCGTTACCTGCTGTCCGCAAAGAGTTAGAAACCATTGTTAAACAAGTGGGTAAAAAAGAGGGCATTATTCCGGGAATTATCCGTTTAAACGAAGCGTTTAATGCTAAAACCCTACATGAAGTATTACAACAAACGACTTATTCAGTCCTACACATTGCCAGCCATTTTGTTTTTAAAACAGGCACAGACCAAGATTCTTTTTTACTTATCGGTGATGGAAGTGAATTAACATTAGCCGCTATTCGTGATGGCTATCACTTTGATAATATAGATTTACTGACACTTTCAGCCTGTGAAACAGCAGTGGGTGATTTTAGCAACGGGCGTGAAGTAGAAGGGTTTGCCGCACTTGCGCAACGACAAGGTGCAAAAAGTGTTATCGCAACATTATGGCCTGTGGACGATGAAAGTACAGGTGCATTTATGCAACATTTATATAAAACACACGCAGAACAAAAAGGAATAACCAAAGGGGCTGCTTTGCAAGCAACACAACAAGCCTTTATTAATGCCCGTAAAGCAGGGCAAACAGAGGGTTATCCTGCCTATTATGAACATCCTTACTATTGGGCACCTTTTATAATGATGGGAAATTGGCTTTAA